The following coding sequences lie in one Streptomyces xiamenensis genomic window:
- a CDS encoding CIS tube protein has translation MATGQSGGAGSSLVRATLAIHQPPKGRKTTPGALIQEFAFEFNPAQLSVSRGAQWKSTPTIRVRQGSKPEFMGAEARQMTLEIFLDTSHEPGSNSVLKKVDDLMKCCEVTEESLRTKQPSPPWVIFQWGAFSTARFTAYVSSVEASYSLFAPSGTPIRATCQLQLHEIPSRTPGQNPTSGALTARRVHRVVAGDSLASLAFREYGSASAWRAIAEANNIDDPSHLTPGSQLMMPAAEEVRS, from the coding sequence ATGGCCACGGGACAGAGCGGCGGCGCGGGCAGCAGCCTCGTGCGTGCCACGCTCGCCATCCACCAGCCTCCCAAGGGCCGCAAGACCACGCCGGGCGCGCTCATCCAGGAGTTCGCGTTCGAGTTCAACCCGGCCCAGCTGTCCGTCAGCCGCGGCGCGCAGTGGAAGTCGACGCCGACGATCCGGGTGCGCCAGGGGTCCAAGCCGGAGTTCATGGGTGCCGAGGCGCGGCAGATGACGCTGGAGATCTTCCTGGACACCTCGCACGAACCGGGCAGCAATTCGGTGCTGAAGAAGGTGGACGACCTGATGAAGTGCTGCGAGGTGACGGAGGAGAGCCTGCGGACGAAGCAGCCGTCGCCGCCGTGGGTGATCTTCCAGTGGGGCGCGTTCTCCACGGCCCGCTTCACCGCGTACGTCAGCTCCGTCGAGGCCTCCTACTCCCTCTTCGCGCCCTCCGGCACGCCCATCCGCGCCACCTGCCAGCTGCAGTTGCACGAGATACCGAGTCGTACCCCGGGGCAGAACCCGACCTCGGGCGCCCTGACCGCGCGCCGGGTGCACCGGGTGGTCGCGGGCGACTCGCTGGCCTCCCTCGCCTTCCGGGAGTACGGCAGCGCGTCGGCCTGGCGGGCGATCGCCGAGGCCAACAACATCGACGACCCCTCACATCTGACCCCCGGCTCGCAGCTGATGATGCCGGCCGCCGAGGAGGTGCGTTCCTGA
- a CDS encoding GPW/gp25 family protein — translation MAEQFVGSGWSFPLRISPTGGIALVSGEQEVEEAIRLVLATAPGERPMRPEFGCAIHDMVFAPVNEQTAGRIQHEVLSSLDRWEPRIEVHEVDVTAGTDRSVLYIDIRYAVRGTNNPRNLVFPFYVIPSHDEPNTTSGPASESDH, via the coding sequence ATGGCCGAACAGTTCGTCGGATCGGGATGGTCCTTCCCGCTGCGGATCTCCCCCACCGGGGGCATCGCCCTGGTCAGCGGGGAGCAGGAGGTCGAGGAGGCGATCCGGCTCGTGCTGGCCACCGCGCCCGGCGAGCGGCCGATGCGCCCCGAGTTCGGCTGCGCGATCCACGACATGGTCTTCGCCCCGGTCAACGAGCAGACCGCGGGGCGTATCCAGCACGAGGTGCTGAGCAGCCTGGACCGGTGGGAGCCGCGGATCGAGGTGCACGAGGTCGACGTGACGGCCGGCACCGACCGGAGCGTGCTCTACATCGACATCCGGTACGCGGTCCGTGGCACCAACAACCCCCGCAACCTCGTCTTCCCGTTCTATGTCATTCCGTCCCACGACGAGCCGAACACCACGTCCGGTCCGGCTTCCGAAAGCGACCACTGA
- a CDS encoding phage tail protein, with translation MSQRRDPASTPFFRLSIDTGTLGYFNTCSGLSAQVETEQRQEGGNNGFVWQFPTRVTFSNITLTRPVTEDSVKIAKWISSIRTGMVRPTAAITALRADKSEIVTWSLLDVFPVRWEAPGFEPGGASVALETLELAHHGFAD, from the coding sequence ATGTCACAGCGACGCGACCCGGCCAGCACCCCCTTCTTCCGCCTCAGTATCGACACCGGGACCCTGGGCTACTTCAACACCTGTTCCGGCCTGTCCGCGCAGGTGGAGACCGAGCAGCGGCAGGAGGGCGGCAACAACGGCTTCGTGTGGCAGTTCCCCACCCGGGTCACCTTCTCCAACATCACGCTGACGCGCCCCGTCACCGAGGACAGTGTGAAGATCGCCAAGTGGATCTCCTCCATCCGGACCGGGATGGTGCGCCCCACCGCCGCGATCACCGCGCTGCGGGCGGACAAGTCCGAGATCGTCACCTGGAGCCTGCTCGACGTGTTCCCGGTCCGCTGGGAGGCCCCCGGCTTCGAACCGGGCGGAGCGTCGGTGGCTCTGGAGACCCTGGAACTGGCCCACCACGGGTTCGCGGACTGA
- a CDS encoding VgrG-related protein yields the protein MAEAAFSSVLSVSIDGTELTKDLENDLIEGWVDQGVGVPAAFRLVFKDPSREILGELGVKFGTKVVITPVADGDGTTDPLFTGEVTGIEADFDGSGSSAIIRGYDSGFRLMRRSRVKAYRGQTASSIAKDLAADNGVQIGQIDATRGEYEFISQSGVTDWDFLARLADENNRVMSIDSRGKFHFVDPEPASGAPAPSGVDDPNPLVLQGGSDVLRLRTAVTAGDQVSRVEARGWNVASKKEVVEQVTNPSTKRFGIGSTPADAAGVFPSVTLVDAGLPYDEQPVVKRAAEALADDVASSFTELELSVHGNPELRPGLPVYLDGVGEPFEGRYTVTSVQHHFGEEPYRTLATVSGRQWRSLYGVASGGGGAQSAGVRLPSVVIALVTDVADPLEQGRVKLKFPWLDDTYISDWCRVTQWGGKGGGGIFPLDVNDEVLVAFDRGAFDHPYVVGGLYNGIDKPTRVKDVPLHDGLKNESARHTLSDRRGNRVDLLSQRPGKNGVRIASGDDRLTIHLDRSETKIIVNSDGAIEIKGDGAVSVEAGKNLTLKAGRKLSLSSGGAMDIKSTGALTIEGLGQVGVKSLGLLNLDAMGLVKVTAGGAVLIKSTLPSLFNKLPFPP from the coding sequence ATGGCGGAAGCGGCGTTCTCCAGTGTGCTCAGCGTCTCGATCGACGGGACCGAACTGACGAAGGATCTGGAGAACGATCTCATCGAGGGATGGGTGGATCAGGGGGTCGGGGTGCCCGCCGCGTTCCGCCTGGTGTTCAAGGACCCGAGCCGCGAGATCCTCGGCGAACTCGGCGTGAAGTTCGGCACGAAGGTGGTCATCACACCCGTGGCCGACGGGGACGGCACCACCGATCCGCTGTTCACCGGGGAGGTCACGGGGATCGAGGCGGACTTCGACGGTTCGGGATCCTCCGCGATCATCCGCGGGTACGACAGCGGGTTCCGGCTGATGCGGCGCAGCCGGGTGAAGGCGTACCGGGGCCAGACCGCCTCGTCGATCGCGAAGGACCTGGCGGCCGACAACGGTGTGCAGATCGGCCAGATCGATGCCACCCGGGGCGAGTACGAGTTCATCTCGCAGTCCGGCGTCACCGACTGGGACTTCCTGGCACGGCTCGCGGACGAGAACAACCGGGTCATGTCGATCGACTCCAGGGGGAAGTTCCACTTCGTCGACCCGGAGCCGGCCTCGGGCGCGCCGGCTCCGTCGGGGGTCGATGACCCGAATCCGCTGGTGCTCCAGGGCGGCAGCGATGTGCTGCGGCTGCGCACGGCGGTGACGGCCGGCGATCAGGTGAGCCGGGTGGAGGCCAGGGGCTGGAACGTCGCCTCCAAGAAGGAGGTGGTGGAGCAGGTCACGAACCCCTCGACCAAGCGGTTCGGCATCGGCAGTACCCCGGCGGACGCGGCCGGGGTGTTCCCGTCCGTGACCCTGGTGGACGCCGGACTCCCGTACGACGAGCAGCCGGTGGTGAAGCGCGCGGCCGAGGCGCTGGCGGACGACGTGGCCTCGTCGTTCACGGAGCTGGAACTGTCCGTGCACGGCAATCCGGAGCTGCGTCCCGGCCTGCCGGTGTATCTGGACGGGGTGGGCGAGCCGTTCGAGGGCCGGTACACCGTCACCTCCGTACAGCACCACTTCGGTGAGGAGCCGTACCGGACGCTCGCGACCGTCAGCGGCCGGCAGTGGCGGTCGCTGTACGGGGTGGCCTCGGGCGGTGGCGGTGCGCAGAGCGCGGGGGTGCGGCTGCCCAGCGTGGTCATCGCGCTCGTCACCGACGTCGCCGATCCGCTGGAGCAGGGGCGGGTGAAGCTCAAGTTCCCGTGGCTGGACGACACCTACATCAGCGACTGGTGCCGGGTGACGCAGTGGGGCGGCAAGGGCGGCGGCGGGATCTTCCCGCTCGATGTCAACGACGAGGTGCTGGTGGCGTTCGACCGCGGTGCGTTCGACCATCCGTACGTCGTCGGCGGGCTCTACAACGGGATCGACAAGCCGACCCGGGTCAAGGACGTGCCGCTGCACGACGGTCTGAAGAACGAGAGCGCCCGGCACACCCTGTCCGACCGCCGGGGCAACCGCGTCGATCTGCTCAGCCAGCGGCCGGGCAAGAACGGCGTGCGGATCGCGAGCGGCGACGACCGGCTCACCATCCACCTCGACCGTTCCGAGACCAAGATCATCGTGAACAGCGACGGCGCCATCGAGATCAAGGGCGACGGGGCCGTGTCGGTGGAGGCGGGCAAGAACCTCACGCTGAAGGCGGGCCGCAAGCTCAGCCTCTCCAGCGGCGGGGCCATGGACATCAAGAGCACGGGCGCGCTCACCATCGAAGGTCTTGGCCAGGTCGGCGTCAAGTCGCTGGGCCTGCTGAACCTGGACGCGATGGGCCTCGTCAAGGTGACCGCCGGGGGCGCGGTCCTCATCAAGAGCACCTTGCCCTCGCTGTTCAACAAGCTGCCCTTCCCCCCGTGA